A genomic stretch from Arthrobacter sp. KBS0702 includes:
- a CDS encoding L-lactate permease, with protein sequence MDHFTPTTDPVLNSVAWSAIVGLLPLLTFFILLAVVKTKAHVAGAFALLVALVVGIAAFHMPAGLAVLSATQGGVFGAFPVLWIVVMAVWLYQVTVLSGRFEDLRRVFDVIGGGDVRLQAVLVAFCFGGLLEALAGFGAPVAITATMLLALGLPPLRAAAAVLVANTAPVAFGAMAIPITTAAGLTGLHATDIASIVGRQAPLLATFVPLILLYIIDGRRGLKDCWPAALVVGGSFAVAQFLCSNFFSYELTDILASLVGLGAAVVFFRMWKPKGSAAARERLGVATDAVAGGTAAQSRGSQDAGKAGVVTAEKATDGGLTPTRTWLALFPYFLVIVVFGIAKLWKLGVDLPAFLAATDIKIPWPILHDALVSADGKPVSSTVYTFQWLSSPGTLLLITGLLVALVYSKYDDGGRFRLSFGDAVQEIGRTIFKMRWAGLTIITVLALAYVMNNSGQTVSIGTWLAGTGSFFAFLSPVLGWLGTAVTGSDTSANALFAKLQQTAGLKAGIDPNLLVAANTSGGVVGKLISPQNLAIAATAVNLDGQESVILRKVVGWSVALLLVLCTLAFLQSTPVLGWMLP encoded by the coding sequence CACATGCCGGCTGGGCTGGCGGTCCTGTCCGCAACCCAGGGCGGGGTCTTCGGCGCCTTCCCCGTGCTCTGGATCGTCGTGATGGCCGTCTGGCTCTACCAGGTGACCGTCCTCAGCGGCAGGTTCGAGGACCTGCGCCGGGTCTTCGACGTGATCGGCGGCGGCGACGTACGCCTGCAGGCCGTTCTGGTGGCCTTCTGCTTCGGCGGGCTGCTGGAGGCCCTGGCCGGCTTCGGCGCCCCGGTGGCCATTACCGCCACCATGCTGCTGGCCTTGGGACTCCCGCCGCTGCGCGCGGCCGCCGCCGTGCTGGTGGCCAACACCGCACCGGTCGCGTTCGGCGCCATGGCCATCCCGATCACCACGGCCGCCGGCCTGACCGGACTGCACGCGACGGACATCGCCTCCATCGTGGGCCGCCAGGCTCCCCTGCTTGCCACCTTCGTGCCGCTGATCCTGCTCTACATCATCGACGGCCGCCGCGGCCTGAAGGACTGCTGGCCCGCAGCGCTGGTGGTCGGCGGCTCCTTCGCCGTCGCCCAGTTCCTGTGCTCCAACTTCTTCTCCTACGAACTCACCGACATTCTGGCCTCGCTGGTCGGCCTCGGCGCCGCCGTCGTGTTCTTCCGGATGTGGAAGCCGAAGGGCAGCGCCGCCGCCCGCGAGCGCCTCGGCGTGGCCACTGACGCTGTTGCCGGCGGCACCGCCGCACAGAGCCGGGGCTCGCAGGATGCCGGCAAGGCCGGCGTCGTGACCGCCGAAAAGGCCACCGACGGCGGCCTCACGCCGACGCGCACGTGGCTGGCCCTCTTTCCGTACTTCCTCGTGATCGTCGTGTTCGGCATCGCCAAGCTGTGGAAGCTCGGGGTCGACCTGCCCGCGTTCCTCGCCGCCACGGACATCAAGATCCCCTGGCCGATCCTGCACGACGCCCTCGTCAGCGCCGACGGCAAGCCCGTCTCCTCCACCGTGTACACCTTCCAGTGGCTGTCCAGCCCGGGCACGCTGCTGCTAATCACCGGGTTGCTGGTCGCGTTGGTGTACTCCAAGTACGACGACGGCGGCCGCTTCCGCCTCTCCTTCGGCGACGCGGTCCAGGAGATCGGACGGACCATCTTCAAGATGCGCTGGGCAGGACTCACCATCATCACGGTGCTCGCCCTGGCCTACGTCATGAACAACTCGGGGCAGACGGTCTCGATCGGCACCTGGCTGGCCGGCACCGGCAGCTTCTTCGCCTTCCTTTCGCCCGTGCTCGGCTGGCTGGGCACTGCCGTGACCGGCTCGGACACCTCCGCCAATGCGCTGTTCGCCAAGCTGCAGCAGACGGCGGGCCTGAAGGCCGGCATCGATCCGAACCTGCTGGTGGCCGCCAACACCTCCGGCGGCGTCGTGGGCAAGCTGATCAGTCCGCAGAACCTCGCCATCGCGGCGACCGCCGTCAACCTTGACGGCCAGGAGTCGGTGATCCTGCGTAAGGTGGTCGGGTGGAGCGTGGCTCTCCTGCTGGTCCTGTGCACCCTCGCCTTCCTGCAGTCCACCCCCGTCCTGGGCTGGATGCTGCCTTAG
- a CDS encoding FadR/GntR family transcriptional regulator yields MTTAEAGAGPRRRTYDALLQDIEADLRSGKIKLGDRLPGERTLAESYGISRASVREAIRILDAMGVLRSSVGSGPTSGAIVISDPSAGLSSALRLHVASSRLPVEDIVQTRILLETWSAQAGAARGGTEEELKQAAALLDAMDNPGIDRATFHELDARFHVALSSLAGNAVVATMMESLSGAIVGYVKGAMDAMESWPDVLCELRSQHHGIFDAVQAHDGELAARLLREHIEWFYVRAQEATPPQSPPTP; encoded by the coding sequence GTGACAACCGCCGAAGCAGGAGCAGGCCCCCGCCGTCGAACCTATGACGCGCTCCTGCAGGACATTGAGGCCGATCTGCGCTCCGGCAAGATCAAGCTCGGCGACCGTCTCCCGGGCGAACGGACCCTGGCGGAAAGCTACGGGATCTCCCGCGCCTCGGTCCGCGAAGCCATCCGGATCCTGGACGCAATGGGCGTGTTGCGCAGTTCCGTCGGCTCCGGGCCCACTTCCGGGGCCATCGTCATCTCGGATCCCTCCGCCGGCCTCTCCTCCGCCCTGCGCCTGCATGTGGCCAGCAGCCGGTTGCCCGTCGAGGACATCGTGCAGACCCGCATCCTGCTCGAGACCTGGTCCGCCCAGGCCGGGGCTGCCCGCGGCGGCACGGAGGAAGAGCTGAAGCAGGCCGCCGCGCTGCTGGACGCGATGGACAACCCCGGAATTGACCGGGCCACCTTCCACGAACTCGATGCGCGGTTCCATGTCGCGCTGAGCTCGCTCGCCGGGAACGCCGTCGTCGCCACCATGATGGAGTCCCTAAGCGGGGCGATCGTCGGCTACGTCAAGGGCGCCATGGACGCGATGGAGTCCTGGCCGGATGTCCTGTGCGAACTGCGGAGCCAGCACCACGGCATCTTTGATGCCGTCCAGGCGCACGACGGCGAGCTTGCGGCCCGCCTGCTGCGCGAACACATCGAATGGTTCTACGTTCGGGCGCAGGAAGCCACCCCGCCGCAATCCCCTCCCACCCCGTAA